From the genome of Brachionichthys hirsutus isolate HB-005 chromosome 9, CSIRO-AGI_Bhir_v1, whole genome shotgun sequence:
CTCAGAGAAAACGAGTCGGCGCCGAGCCGTCCCGGCAGCAACAAAAAGACGCCGCAGTTCCAGGACGAAAGTTTATTTTCGTTGGGTTTGTTTCACGCAGAGGCTTTTCAGCGAGGAAGTTCCGCTGCAACGGAGCGGCTTCGTCAGCGTCACCGAGCTGATCAGCGCCATGAGCGACACCTTCCACCTGAAGCCCGCTGAAAACGACAACGGGACTTACTGGATAGTCACGTGTGTTCAGGAAAGTGGCCACACGGCATCAGGTGTGGACGGCGCACGTTTCAGCTTTCTGAAGCGACAAAGCGGAACCGCGGAGCAGCGGCGTATGAAACGTATTCCTTTTATTCTAGGCTCAGAGGAGGCCGAGAGCTTCGATAATGGCGTTCATCCGTTTGCCGGCGGCGTCTCGAGCCACAGAGCGTCCGATTGGGAGGGCAGCGAAAATGACCCGGCGGTAGATGAAGAGAGCGAGCAGCCGGAGCCCGTTAAACATTCCAACCCACGCATGATGGTGAGTGGAGTTTTCTGTCGTCCGCACAGCTCGACTCGAGTGCAAATAAAGAATACCCACAAGCCAGCGTGGGCTGCGTGGGGCGCGTATTAACGCTGTTACCGGGTCGACCTTTAGAGCTTTGAGGTCTATCCTGCCGTTCAGGTGCGTCGCAGCTCTTCGGTGCCGCTGGACGCCCTGCAGAATCAACGCCTCAGAAAGCCCACGCCGCGCGCCGCTCGGCAGCTGTTTGACATCTTGGTGGAAGAGGTGGCGTCGCCCGGGAACTTTTACGTCTGCTTCACCAACAGCGAGGAGGCTCAAGCGGTGGAATGCATGATGATTGCGATGCGGTATTTCGCCGGTCGCCTCACGAGTCGACAGTTTCGTGTTGTTCTGCTTTACCCCCCGATTGGCTTTCCTCCTCTGCCCCGCCCCAGGCAGTGCTACACCATCGCTGAGGTGTCGCGGCGCTACAGCCTCCCCGAGCGCTTCGTCCGGCGGGGCCAGGCTTGCTGCGTGTCGCCCAACGGGATGTGGTTCTACCGGGTGGTGATCCACCAGCTCGTCAGCCACACTTGCGTCACGGTGTACTTTGTCGACTTTGGGAACATCGCCACGGTGCAGACCGCCCACCTCAAGTTCCTCAAGTAGGGGCGGCGAaacgacagaagaagaagcgcCGCTGCTGCGACGCTCGTCACCGTTTCACGGCGCCGTCCTTTTTATCTCTGTCCCTCAGGTCGTGTTATTCGATTCTTCCGGCACAAGCTGTCCCATCGTCGCTTGCCGGAATTAAACCCGCCGCCGTGAGTCTGAGCCCGCTGGGTCGTTTAGATGTGTCGCGCTACCTGTAAACATCACAGTCGGTGTCCCGCAGGGAAGCTGGACGGCGGTGGCCACGGCTTCTTTTAAGAAGCTGTGCTCTCACCACGTCATGGTGGGGGGGCTGGACAGCTACGTGGGGGACGTGCTGCAGGTCTACTTGTGCGACACAAGCACTGACGAGGACATCTACGTCCACACTGTCCTTCTGAGCCAGGGCCACGGGACGCCCTGCACCCCTGCGGCCAGCGCGGAGGTGAGGACGCCCGTCACGGCGTCGGCGGATGGGTTCTTTGAAATGCAGTAGAATTCCATATAGTATACCACAAATGCGAATACTTTGCATTGTACGTCCTCTCTAGCGTTGTGTCCTGGTCAGTCCAGTCAGCCTGTACCTGGGGGAGGGGATGGTTGACCTGCCTGAGCTGGAGGAGACGTCTCTcaatcattcacacatttcacaagaggtaccccccccccccccatcttgtaATGTTTCTGTAGCGCTTTTATTCTCCGCTGTCCATAGCTCTTATGTTCCTAGCCATGCTGTCAGCACTTCTTTCCCAGCGCAACGCCACCAACCCTCAACACACATCGACTTTCagtagggggggtggggggggttagagtCTAACGTATTTAGTGTAATGTGCAGTCACGCTGAAGGTCACAGCTCGTCGGGGGTAACGGATGCTGCACTACGAGATTGTGTTTCACTCACATTGATGGTCAGTCGGTCGTTAAAGTGAACATAAGAAGGGCGCTGGTACCGAGTTCCTCTATCACtaaaccattttctttttttaatgggcTTGTTATTGCTAAAACAATTTgcatattgattaaaaaaagttgACAAATGAGAAGTGAAATGTCCTTCCGGCAGCGGAAGCTGAACAAATACGGCGACAAAAACCCACGAATGAAGCAGCAAAATATTTGGTTTGAATCATGACTCATTTGGCGCTGCTGCTTTACTTCCCTCTGAAATAAGCCCCTTGATTGATTACCATCATGTCACATGTTAATATTGATTGTACTGAATATGCTAAACAGCTAAAATCACTTGCTAGGTGTCATAACATGACAGAATGTGGTGATCATACTGGTTAATGATGGTCAGTAAAAACGGTTACTGAAGGGAGCGGGATGCGTCTCGGTGCcggctgaagaggaagagcgacCCCCCCCTCGGGGTCATCGAGGACGTTGAGGTCAGCTGACGCATTTGCGTTTTCTCTGGCTTCAGTTCCTTGATGCTATTTTACTATCTTGGTGTTTGGGTCACTGATTTAAACTccatatttaaataaacatttgaagacACAACCTGAACTCGATAGCAAGAGTGTAAACAAAATGCTCACCATGTCTTGTGTTCTGCTGTTCTGCTGTTCTGCTGTTCTCAGGGCGAGAGCAACGACTGGACCTTCAGCCTGACTGATCTGGGATTGGTCCTCACCAACAAGTCTCCTCCGGCCAACCCTTCCAGTCCAGCCTCGACCCCTCTCGGCCCTCCTGGACTGGCTCTTCTCGAcgctcctcatctggctcctctcggCCCTCCCGAACTGGCTCCTCTCGACGCTCCTCATGTGGCTCCTCTCGGCGCTCCTCATGTGGCTCCTCTCGccgctcctcatctggctcctctcgcCGCTCCTCATCTGGTCCCTCTCGACGCTCCTCATGTGGCTCCTCTTGGcgctcctcatctggctcctctcggCCCTCCCGAACTGGCTCCTCTCGACGCTCCTCATGTGGCACCTTTCGACGCTCCTCATGCGGCTCCTCTCGGCGCTCCTCATCTGGTCCCTCTCGCCGCTCCTCATGTGGCTCCTCTCGccgctcctcatctggctcctctcgcCGCTCCTCATCTGGTCCCTCTCGACGCTCCTCATGTGGCTCCTCTTGGcgctcctcatctggctcctctcggCCCTCCCGAACTGGCTCCTCTCGACGCTCCTCATGTGGCTTCTCTCGCCGCTCCTCATCTGGTCCCTCTCGCCGCTCCTCATCTGGTCCCTCTCGGTGCTTCTCATGTGGCTCCTCTCGccgctcctcatctggctcctcatctggctcctcacCTCGCTCCTCTCGccgctcctcatctggctcctctcgccgctcctcatctggcccctctcgccgctcctcatctggcccctctcgcCGCTCCTGGTCCGATCCAGGCTAAAACAATCGAGTCTTACTGTGAAGCTGCTTTTAAGGTGAGAAGTCCTTCATCTGGTTTTGTCAGATTCACACCGTATTTAAGCCTCAAAAGTAGAACATAACAAACACCAGCTTCATTCTCAGATATCTGCCATGGAGTCTCCACCCAGCATCAATTCCAACTCCTTTTGTCCGCTATTGGAAGAGAAGCTGCCGCCAGCCAAGGTCTCTGCCCCTGCTTTGGTCAAGCTGCCTCCACTCCTGAGGATACTGAGCCCCCGAACCTCTGAGGTCCAGGTCCAGGgtacataaaacacacagaccCGTTCAACCACCGACCTCCACCGCTAACAGCTACGGAGTGGTCGATAATTCAGTTTTGTCCTGTCAGTTGGACAACGTGAGCCTCTCTCTTTGTAATAATCGTGTGTCTGTACTGATCTTTGATTTcctgtttctttccttttcaaAGGTTCACCGCTCCATCTGCAAAAAACGAGTGTGATGTTTCCTCTGTTTCGGGCCAGGTGGGTCAAACAGAGTCCCGGCGCTGAATGTGTCGAAACGAAGGGACGCGTTCTGTTGGGACGACAAAACCGCTAAAAGATTACAGATATTtgccaaagtaaaaaaaaatgaacatacAAGAATATCGATGGCATTCCTTTTGTTTAAATGTAGGGTTTTTTTAATTGACTGTTGTTACTTTGTAACTGTTAAGTTATTTGTTTTACATAAACACTATTGTTCCAAACCTGAGTCTGTTGTTATTGGAAGACAGCTTCACGTCGTCGTAGCAGCTTAAAAGATtaaattaatacagtataaataCGGTAAACATGAAATACTCAattacataaaaacacacaatatgacCTGTAATATTATTTCTTGAGTGAATGAGCTAAATACTAAAAAGCTAAAAGCAGATGCTGTAACAATTATATGTATCCCAAAAGTCGATTTAGAAAATGCAGCAGCaggatttttatttctcttgtcTTGGCTCTACTTCCCGACATAAGGAAAAAGTCATTCGGGGTATTAATTCATACTTCTCATTTTGCTGAGTCACTAAAGCTTTGTGTTGAATGTGGATGTTGAGAGTTGTGATTGTTTCTCTAATGAACTGACAACGATGGCACAAAATGTTTCCAAGCCCATCTTTAATTTGTGATATGTGCACAAAACAAATACTAAAACAATTACGCAACCCAGTTTTTCCAGACAGTCTGATACAAGCTCCCAATCTGTGGTCATATATTGTGGGAGGACGAGAACTGGTGAGACAGACGTACAATAAACCTCAttacggtgggggggggtaatgaggTTGCAGCAGAGTTCTGAATGAAACATGAACGTCTGATGGTTTCTACAGATGAAACTGTTTTACAAGGTTCAGCTCACTGgctagtttttattttcttttatacatTTTCGACAGTTGGTCGAGTCCTGGAACACTTTTACTGGAAATAGCTTAAATTAAATGATCAATTATTTCATTCTAGGGATGAAAAACATTAAACTTGGCCCGGTTCACTCCAAGTGAAGTAGTAAAGGAGCTGATGAATAATAACTTTAAAAGTCATTAATAATGTGAGACGGGGGGGGTTGTCTGTAAATTGAGTCCTTTTGCTgatggtatttttattttaccacattgtgatgctaATACTCAAGCCTGAGTACTTCTTCCAACACTCGGATGCGTTACGTTACGATAAATTTTATTATTTGGGGTTTTGTTTATCTCCTCCGGCATTGCCCAATCTTTTTTCCTCTGTCCCACCTCCTCCTTGCTGTCTCTTCTGCCAGCTTTGTCAGTTTGATAAATATCCAATCCTGTTTATGTTCAGAACATAAAGCGATGGAGTGGTGTTTGCGAATGAGCTAAAACCCTTTCTGCTTGATCCATCGTCCCCTCCTATTGTGCATTAGAGTGGCTGCTACAACAAAAGACACTCGGCTATGCAGCGTATCTGGGATGAACAGACCCGCTTGCAGGCCTTCAGGCCAGACGctgatgagatgaaacaggagtGAGCAGCTTTTGCACCATCAGCGGTTCCCTTGGGAGGAACATGAAATCCGTTCCGCATGGAGCGCTGCATAGTGGGAAATAAATTGGGGTCAAAGCTGCCCGTTGCCTCTGGAAAAACTTGGCTTGCATTCAATGAAGCCATTTTTTTATGTGAGATTTAGAAACATGATGCGCTGGTGTCTGGTTTGCACAGACAACAGGCTGAGGTTTTGGTATCTGCTTTCAGGACGATACACTCCAGAAGGGGGTCTGGGTGGAGACCCCCCAGCGGGAGTGCATGTccgtaggggggcggggggactCAGATGAAGAAATTCAGATGGGCACACTGGAATAATCTACATTCATTTAATGTGAAtgcaaatgtttcatttaataCAGGGAGGATTTCCTTTGTGTGCTTAAAAAGATTTCTCTCCAAAGAAAAGGACTTCCCCTAAAATGTGTCTCCTCATTCCTGACCAATCATGTAAGTTCACCCCTGTTCGTTAACTGTGATTTAAAAGTCGCACATCTGCACATCCCGTAACACAGCGATGTCGATGATAACTTGCCTCCAAGCTATCGATCTCAAGCCGGTGTTGTTTGTCTTCAATtaggtgattacattttgtggtATTAGGGGGAAGCAGCGAGGAGCAGACGGAGCAGCAGGTATCCTGATGAACGGCTTCACTTGCAGCCAGCGGCATCATGCTTAGTCGTCATTAGTTATCACCCACGTGCCTCCACAACTCTCACCTTCTACTTCgttctcctctcccttcctcctcctttgtcttctgctctcctcctgcttttATGCTGATTggttttcttgtttctctcctttgCATCTTCTCTTCCCATCAGCTGTGTTTTAACCATCTTTCTGTCCTATGCATCTTTTGTTTCTCTTGTATGAGTCCCCCTCGTCATATTTAAATCGGTTTAGAGATATAGGCCAGACACATGAGCAAAATACGTTCTTCCTTTTGTCGGTTGACCTTGGATTAACGTCCTCTAGCTCTTTACGGGGGATGAAGGAAACCGAAAGGTCAGCAGTAATAATGTGTGTGCAAGTTATATTTTGAGGTGATATTGATCAGCTGAAAGTTAAAGGACTTTATTATCAAGGCAAAATTAATATGGAACAAAATGTCAGTCTCAATGATCAGAATTTGCTTTCTAAAGAGGGACGTAAGGGAAAAGTCTTAGTTtagattaatatttcatttgtgttgtctcacctGAATCTCTAATGTGAGTCCATGCAGACTTTAATATATGAAGAACTGGAAAGAAAAGGTCTTTTCTTGCCTGACCTGAAGCCTGCTGGAGCCAAACGAAGGGATGGGCCGGTCCAGATAAGCATCAAATCACAGTTGCCTCCCAGCACAGGAAATAGCATTAGCCTTGCTgtcacccatgcacacacacacacacacacacacattgacttTTCCATCCccatggttgccatggcgatatctctccccccccctaaCACACCATGATGTGTGTATACATGTACAGTATGATGTTTGTGCCTCCATCTCAGTTGTATGGCTCTTACATGTGTCAAATACCAAAAAGCTCCATCAGCACTAAACAGTTTCAggactacatttcccaaaatACCTTTATTCTAAAaagtagtattttttttattcctcccaATCACTGATTTCGTGGAGATATGATGCACACAGGAATCACCTCAGGTGTATATACGGTACTACTGTAGGTATTTGTAGTACTGTGTAGTTGGACCGTTGGGTCAGTGAaaacctctgccccccccccccccccttcctggctgagggggggctgACACAGTCCCTCCCCAGCCGTCATTTCACGTCCTCGTCCCTCACTTGTTGGATgtggccttttttttcttttttttctttgcgaATGCGTTTTCCATGTCCCTTGCGCGTAAAGAGCGCGTATCCTCGACGCCTCACCCTCAGCTGTTTGGTGGCTCCGGTTGTGCGCACCCCGTTATCCGGTGCGCACCATCCGTGACGTCTCTGCTCCCAGATTGCTGGTTTTCGAGTCGGAGTATTGGTCTTTGCTTGGTGGCGTCGTGCGCTCTGGATTCCCGACTCCGTCCTTAGAGGCGGAAGACGGATCAGCTCTGCGCTCCTGCCGCTGCTTTCTTATCACTGAACTCCAACCGGAATTATAGCCTGAGGTGGGAAAAACGGATCATGTAACCAGATCAGGTACGTGAAAGTATAGGAAAACAGATGGAGTcccattttgtgtgtttttttattttttattttattgttagaAAAAAATGGCCAAAGGAATACAGTAATGTTAGAGGTGTTTCTCAAACTGATGAAGAGTCTTTCACATTTAGAACTGTGTGCGTTACAAAGCAGATTTGTGACCTGAGCTTTGATCCTCTCCCAATTAGACGTGCGCCTTTAAGGCgccacaggaggagaggagattttagcgcagcagctcagcagcagctggatgctGATGGATTTTGCCATTTGGCTCCTGCTTGTGatcacaatttgtttttatttgagcaCTGAGGTAATCAGATAATAATTATGTGCTCTCAcaagtttatatatattattcaacATAAGGTTTTATAGTTGAATAACCGTGGTCTCCCTCTGAACACAtgggcgttcaggaggcatcctgaataggtgtccgagccacctcatctggcccctctcaacgcggaggagtagcggctctactccgagctcctcccggatgactgagcttctcaaccttatctctaagggagagcccagccaccctacggaggaagctcatttccagcCGCCTGTACCCgcaatctcgttctttcggtcactgcccaaagctcgtgaccataggtgagaggGTAGGAGagcgaagatcgaccggtaaatcgagagcttcgcctttcggctcagctctctcttcaccatgacggatctgtgcagagtccgcatcactgcagacgctgcactgaTCCGTCTGTCGacctcccgctccatccttccctcgctcgtgaacaagaccccgggtacttaaactcctccacttggggcaggatctcctccccgacctggagggtgcacaataagtattgccacccctgcccggcgtctccaccagtggcaactccagagtggaagagagtccaacccctctcaagaagagtggttccggagcccttgctgtgtgtcgaggtgaggccaactatatccagtcggaacttttcaacctcgcacaccagctcaggctccttccccgccagagaggtgacgttccacgttcCTAGatctagtttctggagccgagggtccgGGGGCCTTCGCCTGCCACCCATGGGAAGTGAATGAATATCTCCTCTGATTAAGTGAGTACATCGTGGAtagaatgtgaaataaaataaaataatggatgGAGTTGATGCAGTATAAAACAGATTTCAGATCAGATTGTGCATCAACTATGGGTCCTGTTTCAGATGTTGAGATCAGGCATCTTTTTCCTGGCCCCAGAAGTGGAGCCTGCGGAACAGTCTCCTGTACCACTTGTTggttttcttgttctttttcttttttatctcgGCCTCAAGGTCCTCCAGCTTGGATTTCAAGGCCTTCTCCTTGCTTTCCCGATCCTGTTCTTGCTCGAGCAGCGTTGTCCTCAGAGTATCCGTCGTTTGGAGGAGAGATGCCTTTTCCACCTTCCACTGGTTCTGGTTGCACTCCATATCCTGGTCCTTATTTTTCAGGACCAATTTCATCTGCTCCCCTTGGTTTGTTAGAGACAGACACGCATCCTGCCATTTAAAATAGGCGGTATCAAACTTTTGTTCATCTTCTGCCAGAGCAGCTTTCGCCATGtccgtctccttcctctcctccaggtgagACTCAGCGGAGGCCCTCTCTTGCTGCAGACCTCTTTCCAGATCTGCATTCAGGGCCTCAAGCTGGTCAAGCTGGGAATAAAGGTCAGTGCAGCAGGAAGTCTCCTGCTCCAGCCTGGTCTGGGTATCCAGCTGCGTTTCAGTCAGCGTTTTCACCTGGGACCTCAGACCCTCGATTTCCTCTGTGTTCTCTTGTTCGGTCTGAGCCAGCCGGGCTttaagagcacagacctcctccccCACGTCTGATTtcaaggtggtggtggtgggtttcACGCCCCCGAGTGGCTGTGAGATGGTGGCAATTTGAGGCCGAGCCAGCTGGATTTTAAGACCACGGATCtcat
Proteins encoded in this window:
- the tdrd5 gene encoding tudor domain-containing protein 5, encoding MDQEKLLKQLKMNVRSLLISNKLGLDPDQLRRDYCSMLGHPMPLKQLGFRHVMDMVKEMPDVVSVNIRADGTISLKAVGAESTRNMQQLVANQRTSKVERKRSGFNAYSFANPPTPAVPPRRGRAPVAVPAQLKAQLRTLLSKGGIRLSELEASYWSSFGVPLRPHSYGFYSIGELLKAAGDLVAISQSNLGSVVTLKQNVWPRPPSTSLNPSKTMQVKQPLATRTQESSPEVDVKDQSGDPELCQKQVLKLEEELRLKIQEGGVAGSISQELKDKLREVVSQAAAGLSVHDLPTEYKRLFSEEVPLQRSGFVSVTELISAMSDTFHLKPAENDNGTYWIVTCVQESGHTASGSEEAESFDNGVHPFAGGVSSHRASDWEGSENDPAVDEESEQPEPVKHSNPRMMSFEVYPAVQVRRSSSVPLDALQNQRLRKPTPRAARQLFDILVEEVASPGNFYVCFTNSEEAQAVECMMIAMRQCYTIAEVSRRYSLPERFVRRGQACCVSPNGMWFYRVVIHQLVSHTCVTVYFVDFGNIATVQTAHLKFLKSCYSILPAQAVPSSLAGIKPAAGSWTAVATASFKKLCSHHVMVGGLDSYVGDVLQVYLCDTSTDEDIYVHTVLLSQGHGTPCTPAASAERCVLVSPVSLYLGEGMVDLPELEETSLNHSHISQEGESNDWTFSLTDLGLVLTNKSPPANPSSPASTPLGPPGLALLDAPHLAPLGPPELAPLDAPHISAMESPPSINSNSFCPLLEEKLPPAKVSAPALVKLPPLLRILSPRTSEVQVQGSPLHLQKTSVMFPLFRARWVKQSPGAECVETKGRVLLGRQNR